A stretch of DNA from Lachnospiraceae bacterium:
TATGGCGTGATCGCCATGTTTGTCATGGTAGCCATCGCAACCGGCCTGCTTATCTACAACAACATGACCAAGCTGAGCTACAAAAAGAGCGACGATTCCGTGGTGGAGGAGTTCAAGGAGTGGCAGGATCAGAGCAGCGACCAGAAAAAGCTCTACAAAGCCATCAAGGGGGCGATCACAAGCCTTGTGGTCGTGGTCTATATCGTAGTCAGCTTTACCACGCATGCCTGGCATATTACCTGGGTCATATTTTTGATCGGAGCTGCGATTGAAAATGTGGTGAAGGCCATTTTTGAATTAAAGCAGTAAATAGGAGCATTTTGCCGCCGTGCGGCAAAGAAAGGGGAAGCTATGAAAAGTTCGACGATTGTAAGAATCGTATTATGGTCGCTTGTGGCGGTCATCCTCACCGGCATTCTGGCATGGGGGATTGGCTTTAAGAGCGGATTTGGCTGGCCGTGGCATTTTGGCGGCGATGGCAGCGGATATACGTCCGGTGAGGCTAGCTTTGATGCATCAGAGATTGATGAGGTGCAGGTGGAATGGGTGAGCGGCAAGCTGATCATTGAAGAAGGTACGCAGATCTCATTTAAGGAAGAGGCCAGTCACAGTCTGGATGAGGATGAACAGGTCAGCTACCGGGTGGACGGCCGTAAGCTGATTATCCGTGAATATAGAAGAACTGTTTGGTTCGGCAATACGCCGAGCAAGGATCTGTATCTGACGCTGCCGCAGGAGCTGCGGAAGCTGGATCTGGAAGTGGTTTCGGCTGATGTGACGATGACGGGTAAATTTACGCTGGATGAGCTGGACATGGAAGGGGTCTCCGGGCGCTGGCAGGTGAATGAGGTAAGCTGCCGCACAGTGGATATCGAGTCGGTCAGCGGAAATTTTGAGGTGACGATCGGAGAGATGCCGGATAAAATTGATATGGATACTGTGAGCGGTGATCTGGTTTTATACCTGCCGGAGAATGAGGGCTTTACGGCTGAGGTCGATGGCGTGAGCGGCGATCTGAGCAGTGAGTTTGCGACGGTGAGCGAGAAAAAACGTCAGATTTATGGCAATGGAAGGACGGAGATTGACGGCGATACCGTGAGCGGCGACATCGAGATCAGAAAACGCCGATAAGCCTTTACAAAAACTTGAAAAAAGGGTTGACACGGAGAGTGTCCTGTGTTAATATAGTAAACGTCCTTGCGAGAGCACCTCGCGAGGATGGTTAAGCGGATGTGGCGGAACTGGCAGACGCGCTAGATTCAGGTTCTAGTGATAGCAATATCATGGGGGTTCGAGTCCCTTCATCCGCAGTGAATAAGACGGTGATTCTCTACAGGAGTTGTCGTCTTATTTTATATTTTACAGGATATGAAGAGTAGAAAGGAGAACTACTATGAAGTATGTGTGTGACGTATGCGGATGGGAATATGATGAGGAAGCTGGATATCCGGAGGGCGGCATCGAGCCCGGAACCAAATGGGAGGATCTTCCGGAAGACTTTGCATGCCCGCTGTGCTCAGTAGGCAAGGATCAGTTTTCAGAGGCATAATAAAGAAATAAAAGCAGACGCAGAGAAACGCTATGATGCACAGATGATACGCACCCTCTTTACTAGATTGTCCAGTGAAGAGAGTACGTATCATGGATCATAGCGTTTTTTATTGTGCCGTACGGGGAGAATCGGAAAGCCTTTCAGATATCAATAGCGCGGCAGATTAAGTCTTGATAAGGATGTACCATTGTGGATTGCCAACATATAATAAATTGACTCTAAACTGCAAATAGAGTCGATTGATTGTATAGAAAGGAGATTCATTTATGGGAGTAGTAACAGCGAATAAAGAGCTTTCTGCCTCGGATATTGAATGCGGCGGAATATTTAAAATCACACTTTCGATGGCGGCCGGACCGGACATCGTGTCAAACCCGACGGATATTGTGCTGATATTGGACCGTTCCACAAGCATGGCCGGCAGTCCGCTTGCCAATTTGAAAAATGGAGCAAAGAAATTTATTGAGATTATCTATGAGGCGACGGACGGCGGTCCGGATGGACAAATCGGATATGGGAGCCGCATAGGAATTGTGAGCTTTGCCAGTGTGGCCACGCAGGATACGCAGCTGATAACCTCTGTGGCAGATTTGGATGAAGCGGTAGATGCCCTGTCTGCCGGCGGATCTACGAATCATGAGGATGCATTCATAAAGGCATTAGAGCTGTTTGATCCGCAGTCTGCAAATCAAAAGGTAATGGTCATGTTTACAGATGGGGAAACAACGGCAGGAGGAAATCCGGTGCCTGTTACCACGCAGGCAAAGGCAGAAGGGATTACGATTTATTGTATAGGACTTTCGGGGTCCGGCGGGATCGATGAGGCGGCGCTGGACGCATGGGCATCGCAGCCGGCCTCCGCATATGTAGCCATCACTCCTGATGATGAGGAGCTTGAAAAAATTTTTGAGGATCTGGCCCGGAATATCGTAAAACCCGGGGCGACGGGAATTGAAATAAAGGAAACGGTTAATTCGTGTTTTAAAATAATCTCCATCACGGCGCCGCAGGTCGGAACGGCCATGATTGTAAATGCCAATTCGCTGGAATGGAAAATCTCTGAGCTTGGCGTAGATCATTCGGAAGCAGCTGAGCTTGAATTTACAGTACAGCATGTTGGCGGATGCACGGGGAGCGTGGAGGTGAATGAGAGCATCACGTATAGTGATAATGAAAACAATCATGTTGTATTTCCATCACCAACGATAGAAGTGACCTGCGAAACGGTTGTTATCCCTGAGGAATGTCCGCAGCCTGTGGAAATCTGCATTGAAGGCTGTAAGGATTCGGTTGAGTTTAATGCGGGGGAGGTTGCCCTTGAGTCATTGGGAAGAATTCTGCAGCTCGATGTAACACTCCGAAGCGTTTGTCCTGGAAAAAGAGTTGCGCTTGCCATTATTTTAACGGAAGAAAATGCATGCGGCGAGGAGGTTTCCTGCGGCCTGAAAACTCTTACGGTTCCAGCGCATCATCAGGATAGCTGCCGTGATGTTACGGTGCGGTGCATTAAATTTGTTCTTCCGGAAGAAAGCGGCATGACATCCTGTCAGTGCTCGCTTTGTCCAAAGAGAAAGATCAAAGCGAAGATGATAGCCAACTATATAGACAGCGATTTTAGCTGCTGCTCGGCTATCAGCTGAGACTGGTTTTAGCTATAAAATTGATGAAGGTCTCTGGACAGAGCTCATAGTCAACTGAGGATTGCAGCTCGCCCAGCTGATCGCGCCAAGCATTTTCACGGATCCGAACTTTCCGAAACCCGAGCGCTTCATATACATGCTGCGCCCGGGTGTTTTTTAGATTGGTGTCTAAAATGATCCTTTGGTATCCCATATCCTGAAAAAGTGAATCGATGAGCATGCTCAGAAACAGTCTGCCATAGCCTCGGTTCTGCTTGCTGAAATCGCAGATTTTAATGCCAATTTCAGCAGTATAGCTGCCTATATTGCGATAATTCATTTCTCCTATGGGGCAGTGATCCAGCTCTAAGATGAGTCTTCGGTGGATGTCATCGGCATCATGGCTGATTTTTTCGGTAATTTGCGCCGGCATTTCTCCGGTCCCATTGGGAAATCCGGCATGGGCCATCACCTTGCCGTCGTTCCACCAG
This window harbors:
- a CDS encoding GNAT family N-acetyltransferase: MYLQYKNLTIRNACASDAQQLSAWWNDGKVMAHAGFPNGTGEMPAQITEKISHDADDIHRRLILELDHCPIGEMNYRNIGSYTAEIGIKICDFSKQNRGYGRLFLSMLIDSLFQDMGYQRIILDTNLKNTRAQHVYEALGFRKVRIRENAWRDQLGELQSSVDYELCPETFINFIAKTSLS
- a CDS encoding VWA domain-containing protein; translated protein: MGVVTANKELSASDIECGGIFKITLSMAAGPDIVSNPTDIVLILDRSTSMAGSPLANLKNGAKKFIEIIYEATDGGPDGQIGYGSRIGIVSFASVATQDTQLITSVADLDEAVDALSAGGSTNHEDAFIKALELFDPQSANQKVMVMFTDGETTAGGNPVPVTTQAKAEGITIYCIGLSGSGGIDEAALDAWASQPASAYVAITPDDEELEKIFEDLARNIVKPGATGIEIKETVNSCFKIISITAPQVGTAMIVNANSLEWKISELGVDHSEAAELEFTVQHVGGCTGSVEVNESITYSDNENNHVVFPSPTIEVTCETVVIPEECPQPVEICIEGCKDSVEFNAGEVALESLGRILQLDVTLRSVCPGKRVALAIILTEENACGEEVSCGLKTLTVPAHHQDSCRDVTVRCIKFVLPEESGMTSCQCSLCPKRKIKAKMIANYIDSDFSCCSAIS
- a CDS encoding rubredoxin, with the translated sequence MKYVCDVCGWEYDEEAGYPEGGIEPGTKWEDLPEDFACPLCSVGKDQFSEA
- a CDS encoding DUF4097 domain-containing protein; translation: MKSSTIVRIVLWSLVAVILTGILAWGIGFKSGFGWPWHFGGDGSGYTSGEASFDASEIDEVQVEWVSGKLIIEEGTQISFKEEASHSLDEDEQVSYRVDGRKLIIREYRRTVWFGNTPSKDLYLTLPQELRKLDLEVVSADVTMTGKFTLDELDMEGVSGRWQVNEVSCRTVDIESVSGNFEVTIGEMPDKIDMDTVSGDLVLYLPENEGFTAEVDGVSGDLSSEFATVSEKKRQIYGNGRTEIDGDTVSGDIEIRKRR